From the genome of Sphingomonas sp. HMP6, one region includes:
- the crtI gene encoding phytoene desaturase family protein, with amino-acid sequence MTRQTAIVIGSGIGGIACAIRLQSLGFDTRIVEQLDAPGGRAYVRRAEGFTFDMGPTVLTVPHFIEELFSLERDAAMLGEPDFPADVLAEKRILSGISGGSNTSRYLEIVPVLPFYRIYFDDGTFFDYDADPVNVRAQIAKLAPEDLEGYERFHEAARAIFQRGFLELGYTYFGSLGSMLGVVPDLLKLGAVQPLFSLISKYFKSDKMRQVFSFEPLLVGGNPLKVPAIYAMIHFVEKTWGVHFAMGGTGALVTAMIRKFEELGGTLQLNAKVDRIDVEKRGGKRVATGVTLASGETIAADLVVSNGDYANTYLKLVDKTHRKINRDALVKFRKQSMSLMVIYFGYQMRDGDPDLRHHNIILGPRYEELLTDIFERKVLAEDFSQYLHIPTITDASLAPPGHHAAYTLIPVPNTLGDVDWDVEGERFADTVMQFLEERGYIPNLGERLVYRSFVTPKYFEEVLGSYAGNGFGVEPRLTQTAFFRPHNRSEDITNLYLVGQGTQPGGGTPSVMMSAKMTAREIARDYAIDPAVVNGVPA; translated from the coding sequence ATGACTCGCCAGACTGCCATCGTGATCGGCTCCGGGATCGGCGGCATCGCCTGCGCGATCCGGTTGCAGAGCCTGGGGTTCGACACGCGCATCGTCGAACAGCTCGATGCGCCGGGCGGCCGCGCCTATGTCCGCCGCGCGGAGGGCTTCACCTTCGACATGGGGCCGACCGTGCTGACCGTGCCGCACTTCATCGAAGAGCTGTTCTCGCTCGAACGCGACGCCGCGATGCTCGGCGAGCCCGATTTTCCGGCCGACGTGCTGGCCGAAAAGCGCATCCTGTCGGGCATCAGCGGCGGCTCGAACACCAGCCGCTATCTTGAGATCGTCCCGGTCCTGCCCTTCTACCGCATCTATTTCGATGACGGCACCTTCTTCGATTACGACGCCGATCCGGTCAACGTCCGCGCCCAGATCGCAAAGCTCGCTCCCGAGGATCTGGAGGGCTATGAGCGTTTCCACGAGGCCGCCCGTGCAATCTTCCAACGCGGCTTCCTCGAACTCGGCTACACCTATTTCGGCAGCCTCGGCTCGATGCTCGGCGTCGTGCCCGATCTGCTCAAGTTGGGCGCGGTACAGCCGCTGTTTTCGCTCATCAGCAAATATTTCAAGAGCGACAAGATGCGGCAGGTGTTCAGCTTCGAACCGCTGCTGGTTGGCGGCAACCCGCTGAAGGTGCCCGCTATCTATGCGATGATCCATTTCGTCGAAAAGACCTGGGGCGTGCATTTCGCGATGGGCGGCACCGGTGCGCTCGTCACTGCAATGATCCGCAAGTTCGAGGAGCTCGGCGGCACGCTGCAGCTCAACGCCAAGGTCGATCGGATCGACGTCGAGAAGCGCGGTGGCAAGCGCGTTGCAACCGGCGTGACGCTCGCCTCGGGCGAGACGATCGCGGCCGATCTCGTGGTCTCGAACGGCGATTACGCGAATACCTATCTCAAGTTGGTCGACAAGACGCATCGCAAGATCAATCGCGACGCGCTGGTCAAGTTCCGCAAGCAAAGCATGTCGCTGATGGTGATCTATTTCGGCTATCAGATGCGCGACGGCGATCCCGATCTGCGCCACCACAACATCATCCTCGGGCCGCGCTATGAGGAATTGCTGACCGACATTTTTGAACGCAAAGTGCTCGCCGAGGATTTCTCGCAATATCTCCACATTCCGACGATCACCGATGCGAGCCTGGCGCCGCCGGGGCATCATGCGGCGTACACGCTGATCCCGGTGCCCAACACGCTCGGCGATGTCGATTGGGACGTAGAGGGGGAGCGTTTCGCCGACACGGTGATGCAGTTCCTGGAGGAGCGCGGTTACATTCCCAATCTCGGGGAACGGCTGGTTTATCGCAGCTTCGTCACCCCGAAATATTTTGAGGAAGTCCTCGGGTCCTATGCTGGCAACGGTTTCGGGGTCGAACCGCGCCTGACCCAGACCGCCTTTTTCCGCCCGCACAATCGCAGCGAGGATATCACGAACCTGTATCTGGTCGGGCAGGGGACTCAGCCCGGCGGCGGGACGCCTTCGGTGATGATGTCGGCTAAGATGACCGCGCGGGAGATTGCGCGGGATTATGCGATCGATCCGGCGGTGGTGAACGGCGTGCCTGCGTAA
- a CDS encoding spinster family MFS transporter — protein MATEPAPQPATPQTRASGYAWYVLAVLFVVYVLNFVDRQIISILAEDIKRDLHLKDEDLGFLYGTAFGVFYSLFGIPLGRLADNWNRVRLMTLGLVLWSSMTALSGFARSGGMLVGARIGVGIGEATASPSAYSLISDYFPKKLRATALAIYSSGLYVGGGVSLSIAGMIVHRWNQAYPQGGPLGLHGWQAAFIAVGLPGLLIAILVATLREPKRGAVEGLPEPERHPAPFQALLADLVTIVPPFTLIGAARGGAKALAVNLLALGIVSGVIAILLAYGEPWPQWTAVGLGAYAVFSWATALKRRDLPTYTLVIANPAFIAIVIAYGLNAFVAYGVSLWSAPFAMRNLGVTIQQAGGTIGGTLAFGGFVGVMVGGVIADRLRRWHPAGRIMVILFGAIVPVPFIILAFRATEVAVFVPCLLVAATCASTALGAAGATMQDLVLPRMRGTATGAFFIGTTLLGLAMGPYIAGRVSTLTGSLSTGVLSLLLTAPITIAAGIAAYRLVPKAEANREARARAAGEPI, from the coding sequence ATGGCGACCGAACCGGCCCCACAACCGGCAACCCCGCAAACGCGCGCGAGCGGCTATGCATGGTACGTTCTGGCCGTCCTGTTCGTCGTGTACGTCCTCAATTTCGTCGATCGCCAGATTATCTCGATCCTTGCCGAGGACATCAAACGCGACTTGCATTTGAAGGATGAGGACCTCGGTTTCCTGTATGGCACCGCGTTCGGTGTGTTCTATTCCTTGTTCGGGATTCCGCTGGGCCGTCTCGCCGACAATTGGAATCGCGTCCGGCTGATGACGCTGGGGCTGGTGCTATGGTCGAGCATGACCGCGCTTTCAGGCTTCGCACGCAGTGGCGGCATGTTGGTCGGCGCGCGAATCGGCGTCGGCATCGGTGAGGCGACGGCAAGTCCCTCGGCCTATTCGCTCATCTCCGATTATTTCCCCAAGAAACTCCGCGCCACCGCGCTCGCGATCTATTCGTCAGGCCTTTACGTCGGCGGCGGCGTGTCGCTCAGCATCGCCGGGATGATCGTCCACCGCTGGAACCAGGCTTACCCGCAAGGCGGCCCGCTCGGGCTGCACGGCTGGCAGGCGGCGTTCATCGCGGTTGGCCTCCCCGGCTTGCTCATCGCCATCCTCGTCGCCACCCTGCGCGAACCCAAGCGCGGCGCGGTCGAGGGCCTGCCCGAGCCCGAACGCCACCCCGCGCCGTTCCAGGCGCTGCTCGCCGATCTCGTCACGATCGTCCCGCCCTTCACGCTGATCGGCGCGGCGCGCGGCGGCGCGAAGGCGCTGGCGGTCAATCTGCTCGCGCTCGGCATCGTGTCGGGCGTCATTGCGATCCTGCTGGCCTATGGCGAACCGTGGCCGCAATGGACTGCGGTCGGGCTCGGCGCTTATGCCGTCTTTTCCTGGGCGACCGCGCTCAAGCGCCGCGATCTGCCGACGTACACGCTCGTCATCGCTAACCCGGCGTTCATCGCGATCGTGATCGCCTACGGCCTCAACGCCTTTGTCGCCTACGGGGTCAGCCTGTGGTCGGCACCGTTCGCGATGCGCAACCTCGGCGTCACGATCCAGCAAGCCGGCGGGACGATCGGCGGGACGCTCGCGTTCGGCGGTTTCGTCGGCGTGATGGTCGGCGGGGTCATCGCCGATCGCTTGCGCCGCTGGCATCCCGCGGGCCGGATCATGGTGATCCTGTTCGGCGCGATCGTGCCGGTGCCCTTCATCATCCTCGCGTTTCGTGCCACCGAGGTCGCGGTGTTCGTGCCGTGCCTGCTCGTCGCCGCCACCTGCGCCAGCACCGCGCTGGGCGCGGCAGGCGCGACGATGCAGGATCTGGTGCTTCCCCGCATGCGCGGCACTGCAACGGGTGCCTTCTTCATCGGCACGACGTTGCTGGGATTGGCGATGGGACCGTATATCGCAGGCCGCGTCTCGACGCTGACCGGGAGCCTGTCGACCGGCGTCCTCTCGCTGCTACTCACCGCCCCGATCACGATCGCGGCGGGCATCGCCGCCTACCGCCTCGTCCCCAAGGCCGAAGCCAATCGCGAAGCCCGCGCGCGCGCGGCGGGGGAGCCGATCTAG
- a CDS encoding oxygenase MpaB family protein produces the protein MTPADRFARPLKGLIIGQVRALFNDKARGETPVQRSNDALFPPNSVAWRVHGDVTSMLVGGIAALLLQMLHPKVLAGVWDHSGFRDDMQGRLRRTARFIAVTTFGAPDDARATLAKVRRIHDHIGGTLPDGTDYRAGDPALLAWVHVCEVLSFLDGWIRYGEPTMSRADQDRYVAEMVRIAEPLGVDPIPHTRAEAEAIMTAMRGELVVDARTRDVAHVLLDQRAPSLVAGPFQAITLQAGVDLLPGWARAMHGLTQPSVGLPLLRASTYSVASTLRWAFRP, from the coding sequence ATGACTCCCGCCGACCGCTTTGCCCGCCCGTTGAAGGGTCTGATCATCGGACAGGTCCGCGCGCTGTTCAACGACAAGGCGCGCGGCGAAACGCCCGTGCAGCGCAGCAATGATGCGCTGTTCCCGCCGAACTCGGTCGCATGGCGCGTGCATGGCGATGTCACGTCGATGCTGGTCGGCGGGATAGCCGCCTTGTTGCTGCAGATGCTCCACCCAAAGGTGCTGGCGGGCGTGTGGGACCATTCGGGCTTTCGCGACGACATGCAGGGCCGCTTGCGCCGCACCGCACGCTTCATCGCCGTCACCACCTTCGGCGCACCCGACGATGCGCGGGCAACGCTCGCCAAGGTCCGCCGCATCCACGATCATATCGGCGGCACCTTGCCCGATGGCACAGACTATCGTGCGGGCGACCCGGCGCTGCTCGCTTGGGTGCATGTCTGTGAGGTGTTGAGCTTCCTTGACGGCTGGATCCGCTATGGCGAGCCCACTATGAGCCGCGCCGATCAGGACCGCTACGTCGCCGAAATGGTGCGCATTGCCGAACCCCTCGGCGTCGATCCGATCCCGCACACCCGGGCAGAGGCGGAGGCGATCATGACCGCGATGCGCGGCGAACTCGTTGTCGATGCGCGCACCCGTGATGTTGCGCACGTGCTGCTTGATCAGCGCGCGCCCTCGCTCGTCGCAGGACCGTTCCAGGCGATCACCTTGCAGGCTGGGGTCGACCTGCTCCCCGGCTGGGCACGGGCGATGCACGGCCTCACGCAGCCGAGCGTCGGCTTGCCGCTGCTCCGCGCCAGCACGTACAGCGTTGCGTCGACCTTGCGCTGGGCGTTTCGACCATGA
- a CDS encoding Bax inhibitor-1/YccA family protein yields MANWSDPRPNAAAFQTAGAVGTDAFDAGLRSYMLSVYNYMASAVLLTGIVSLGFYASGMAEQVFAGPGILKWIITLAPLGFVLGMSFGQGRMSSATLQAMFWGFSIVMGLSISTIFLRYDGASVAQAFFATAAAFGGLSLYGYTTKRDLSAFGTFLVMGLVGLIVASLLNLFFQSGVMTLVISIVGVLLFAGLTAYDTQRTMSMYAHVAGTEDEHRTVIMSALTLYLDFINMFLFILRLFGSSRN; encoded by the coding sequence ATGGCAAACTGGTCTGATCCACGTCCGAATGCCGCGGCATTCCAGACGGCCGGGGCAGTCGGTACCGATGCGTTCGACGCCGGTCTGCGCAGCTATATGCTGTCGGTTTACAATTACATGGCGTCGGCGGTACTGCTGACCGGAATCGTGTCGCTTGGCTTTTACGCCAGCGGCATGGCTGAGCAGGTTTTCGCCGGCCCTGGCATCCTGAAATGGATCATCACTCTGGCGCCGCTCGGTTTCGTGTTAGGCATGAGCTTCGGTCAGGGCCGCATGTCGTCCGCGACCTTGCAGGCGATGTTCTGGGGATTTTCGATCGTAATGGGCCTGTCGATCTCGACGATCTTTCTCCGCTATGACGGCGCGTCTGTCGCACAGGCGTTCTTCGCAACGGCGGCGGCGTTCGGCGGTTTGAGCCTCTACGGCTACACCACCAAGCGTGACCTTTCGGCGTTCGGCACGTTCCTGGTGATGGGCCTGGTCGGCCTGATCGTCGCCAGCCTGCTGAACCTGTTCTTCCAGTCGGGCGTGATGACGCTGGTGATCAGCATCGTCGGCGTGCTGCTGTTCGCAGGGCTCACCGCCTATGACACGCAGCGGACCATGAGCATGTACGCGCATGTCGCGGGGACCGAGGACGAGCATCGCACGGTGATCATGTCGGCGCTGACGCTGTATCTCGACTTCATCAACATGTTCCTGTTCATCCTGCGGCTTTTTGGTAGCAGCCGGAACTAA
- a CDS encoding PAS domain-containing protein — MVPAADPLVVNDRHMRLVTDSPVPSVISDPRLPDNPIVACNQPFCDLTGYPREEVIGRNCRFLSGPATEPWLTEEIRRGVREHRPVLVEILNYKRNGQPFRNAVLVAPIYDEDDALLYFLGSQLEIDADAAAPTSMRRIRAAEMVKSLSRRQGQVLKLVASGLLNKQIAAELELAEKTVKMHRAILMERLGLNTTADLIRLAVEAGL, encoded by the coding sequence ATGGTGCCCGCCGCCGATCCTCTCGTCGTCAACGACCGCCACATGCGGCTCGTCACCGATAGCCCGGTGCCGTCGGTGATCAGCGATCCGCGGTTGCCCGACAACCCGATCGTCGCCTGCAATCAGCCATTCTGCGATTTGACCGGCTATCCGCGCGAAGAGGTGATCGGGCGTAATTGCCGCTTTCTGTCGGGCCCGGCGACCGAGCCGTGGCTGACCGAGGAAATCCGCCGCGGGGTGCGGGAACATCGCCCGGTGCTGGTCGAAATCCTCAATTACAAGCGCAACGGCCAGCCGTTTCGCAACGCCGTGCTCGTCGCGCCGATTTATGACGAGGACGACGCGTTGCTCTATTTCCTGGGCTCGCAGCTCGAAATCGATGCCGATGCCGCAGCCCCGACCAGTATGCGCCGGATCCGCGCTGCCGAAATGGTCAAATCTCTCTCGCGGCGGCAGGGGCAAGTGCTCAAGCTGGTGGCGAGCGGCTTGCTCAACAAACAGATCGCCGCCGAGCTCGAGCTCGCCGAAAAGACCGTCAAGATGCACCGGGCGATCCTGATGGAGCGACTGGGGCTGAACACGACCGCGGACTTGATCCGGCTGGCGGTCGAAGCCGGACTGTAA
- the thpR gene encoding RNA 2',3'-cyclic phosphodiesterase, whose protein sequence is MPRLFAALRPPPEIRDSLRAVMTGVSAARWQSDAQLHLTLRYLGEVDAGTAQDVTTALAAVCARPITVQLAGVGAFERRGRVDTLWVGLTPHDALRRLHHAVDRALAAVVAWPAARTFVPHITVARLAHGAKVADEIAQWQRFHAAVASTAFDFTHVSLFESELAPGGAEYREVSRRPLQD, encoded by the coding sequence ATGCCCCGTCTGTTCGCCGCATTGCGCCCACCCCCGGAAATCCGCGACAGCCTGCGCGCTGTTATGACCGGCGTGTCCGCCGCACGCTGGCAATCCGATGCGCAGCTCCATCTGACGTTGCGCTATCTCGGCGAGGTCGATGCTGGCACCGCGCAAGACGTCACCACTGCGCTCGCGGCGGTCTGTGCCCGGCCGATCACCGTGCAGCTCGCTGGGGTCGGGGCATTCGAGCGGCGTGGGCGCGTCGACACGCTCTGGGTCGGCCTCACCCCGCATGACGCCCTTCGCCGGTTGCACCATGCGGTCGATCGCGCACTGGCGGCGGTCGTGGCGTGGCCCGCGGCGCGCACGTTCGTGCCGCACATTACCGTCGCGCGTCTCGCCCACGGCGCAAAGGTCGCCGACGAGATTGCGCAATGGCAGCGCTTCCATGCCGCAGTCGCGAGCACCGCCTTCGACTTCACGCATGTCTCGCTGTTCGAGAGCGAGCTGGCGCCCGGGGGCGCGGAGTATCGCGAAGTCTCGCGTCGTCCGTTGCAAGATTAG
- a CDS encoding transglutaminase-like domain-containing protein: protein MRLSIDVTLDYTIDGEADVLLLIEAAKGPDQRLELQDLRVHSPEPLRAVPGEDGIGQRCWARGKGAFRADYKAVVEILRDPIDFSTLGDTPIRQMPPETIPYLLPSRYCESDRLEGFVEQEFGGMAAGPLATALTAWVGEHLTYASGISSGTTTAMMTFAERRGVCRDYAHLLVALARAGGIPARCVSAYAPGVDPPDFHAVAELWIGGGWHLVDATGMASCGNLARVAVGRDATDIAFMTVFGSATLQWQSVSVKQL, encoded by the coding sequence ATGCGCCTCTCGATCGACGTCACGCTCGACTACACGATTGATGGTGAGGCCGACGTGCTGCTGCTGATCGAAGCGGCGAAGGGACCGGACCAGCGGCTGGAACTCCAGGATCTGCGCGTCCATTCGCCCGAGCCGCTGCGCGCGGTGCCGGGCGAGGATGGGATCGGCCAGCGTTGTTGGGCGCGCGGCAAGGGGGCGTTCCGGGCCGATTACAAGGCGGTCGTCGAGATCCTGCGTGATCCGATCGATTTCTCCACGCTCGGCGACACGCCGATCCGGCAGATGCCGCCCGAGACGATCCCGTACTTGCTGCCCAGCCGCTATTGCGAGTCCGACCGGCTGGAGGGCTTTGTCGAGCAGGAGTTCGGCGGGATGGCGGCGGGGCCACTCGCCACTGCGCTGACCGCGTGGGTGGGGGAGCATTTGACCTATGCGTCGGGCATATCGAGCGGCACGACAACCGCGATGATGACCTTTGCCGAGCGGCGCGGCGTGTGCCGCGATTATGCGCACCTGCTGGTGGCCCTCGCGCGCGCCGGGGGGATTCCGGCACGCTGCGTCTCGGCTTATGCCCCCGGCGTCGATCCGCCCGATTTCCACGCGGTCGCGGAGCTCTGGATCGGCGGCGGCTGGCATCTGGTCGATGCAACGGGAATGGCGTCGTGCGGCAATCTGGCCCGCGTCGCGGTCGGGCGTGACGCCACCGACATCGCGTTCATGACGGTGTTCGGCAGTGCGACGCTGCAATGGCAGTCGGTCTCGGTCAAACAGCTCTGA
- a CDS encoding NUDIX hydrolase: MSDTISEAIPAATLVLFRERGAVPELLFVERSKAMVFAGGALVFPGGRIDPGDRALALELGGDPDDMAARIGAIRETIEEVGVGVGLSDLSPETLAKLRAGLHRGEAIGAVLRDLSLTLDPSALTPFARWLPAHANMRIFDTRFYLARLPADAPAPVVDDTENVRVFWSTAQSVLDDADAGRVRIIFPTRRNLERLAQFSSFADAAAHAADYEIRAVTPWIERRDGVDHLCIPHDLGYPVTSEAISAAQRG, from the coding sequence ATGAGCGACACGATATCCGAGGCGATCCCCGCCGCCACGCTGGTGCTGTTCCGTGAGCGCGGGGCGGTGCCCGAACTGCTGTTCGTCGAACGCTCGAAGGCGATGGTGTTTGCCGGCGGCGCATTGGTCTTTCCGGGCGGGCGGATCGATCCGGGCGACCGCGCGCTCGCGCTCGAGCTCGGCGGCGACCCCGACGACATGGCCGCCCGCATCGGCGCAATCCGCGAGACGATCGAGGAAGTTGGGGTCGGCGTCGGCCTGTCCGACCTGTCGCCCGAAACCCTGGCGAAGCTCCGCGCCGGGCTTCACCGCGGCGAAGCGATCGGCGCGGTGCTCCGCGATCTGTCGCTGACGCTTGATCCTTCCGCGCTCACCCCGTTCGCCCGCTGGCTCCCCGCGCACGCCAACATGCGCATCTTCGACACGCGCTTCTATCTCGCGCGGCTCCCCGCCGATGCGCCCGCGCCGGTCGTCGACGATACCGAAAACGTCCGCGTCTTTTGGTCCACCGCGCAATCCGTGCTCGACGATGCCGATGCCGGACGCGTGCGGATCATCTTCCCGACCCGCCGCAATCTCGAACGCCTCGCGCAATTCAGCAGCTTCGCCGACGCCGCGGCCCATGCCGCCGATTACGAAATCCGTGCCGTAACCCCCTGGATCGAACGCCGCGACGGCGTCGATCACCTCTGCATCCCGCACGATCTCGGCTATCCCGTGACGTCGGAGGCGATCAGCGCGGCGCAGCGCGGCTGA
- a CDS encoding acyltransferase family protein: MHDFAAQTGSCRRAQSFVILDILRGVAAISVVVLHFRPIFAPIRAAGGYRAVDLFFVISGFVLAHAYDGRLAAGMPVASFLRARFVRLFPFYLLALLLGVAELAYLSRHLGMTDIIAASTIFGLFMLPTPPIGFAYDPLFPANVVCWTLFCELCVNALYAASRKWQSIPALVSTVAAAACALVAIAVFRGTLNGGGFWGDTYVACGRTLFSFFAGVLLFRLGRPRRAPDRRMATGIAVAVVGLALFWPFPAAARGLIDVGVVLFVFPAVVLLATARAPEPCGSLDRLLGEISYPIYVLQMPLLTTMIMALDRLFPTLIARTSPWIGIGALIALATASLLLVRWWDQPLRRWIARWGAPRGS, from the coding sequence ATGCACGATTTCGCCGCGCAGACGGGCTCCTGCCGCCGCGCGCAATCCTTCGTCATACTGGATATCTTGCGGGGCGTGGCCGCGATCAGCGTCGTCGTGCTGCACTTCCGCCCGATCTTCGCACCGATCCGGGCGGCGGGGGGCTATCGCGCGGTTGATCTGTTTTTTGTGATCAGCGGCTTCGTCCTGGCGCACGCTTACGACGGCAGGCTGGCAGCCGGGATGCCCGTCGCGTCTTTCTTGCGAGCGCGGTTCGTGCGGCTGTTTCCGTTTTACCTGCTCGCGCTGCTATTGGGGGTAGCGGAACTGGCCTATCTGAGCCGCCATCTCGGGATGACCGACATCATCGCGGCGTCCACGATCTTCGGCCTGTTCATGCTGCCGACTCCGCCGATCGGCTTTGCTTACGATCCGCTTTTCCCGGCGAACGTCGTATGCTGGACGCTGTTCTGTGAACTTTGCGTCAACGCGCTCTATGCCGCCTCGCGCAAATGGCAGTCGATCCCGGCGCTCGTTAGCACGGTCGCAGCGGCGGCCTGCGCGCTTGTGGCGATAGCCGTCTTTCGCGGCACGCTGAACGGCGGCGGGTTTTGGGGTGACACCTATGTGGCGTGCGGTCGAACGCTGTTCTCGTTCTTTGCCGGCGTCCTGCTCTTCCGGCTAGGTCGCCCACGGCGTGCGCCGGATCGCCGCATGGCGACCGGCATCGCGGTCGCGGTCGTCGGCCTGGCGCTGTTCTGGCCTTTCCCGGCGGCCGCGCGCGGCCTGATCGATGTTGGGGTAGTGCTGTTCGTTTTCCCCGCAGTGGTGCTGCTGGCGACGGCGCGCGCGCCCGAGCCATGCGGATCGCTCGACCGGCTGCTGGGGGAAATATCGTATCCGATTTACGTCCTGCAAATGCCGCTGCTCACGACAATGATCATGGCGCTCGACCGGTTGTTTCCCACCCTAATCGCACGGACCTCGCCGTGGATTGGCATTGGCGCGCTGATCGCGCTGGCTACCGCGTCGCTGCTTCTTGTGCGCTGGTGGGACCAGCCACTTCGCCGGTGGATCGCGCGCTGGGGGGCACCGCGGGGTTCCTGA
- a CDS encoding superoxide dismutase family protein, whose protein sequence is MRRFALATTVLTTALMLSACDKDSMATGSPIAQGAQAVAMLRTPDGADVGRAVATEVAGGLRFTLDVHGLTPGTHGAHVHTVGHCDAPDFQTAGGHWNPLGAKHGSMNPQGPHEGDLPNLVIASNGHGTIGMVIPAATMAGLLDADGSAIVVHDKADDLMTDPSGNSGARIACGVFGAN, encoded by the coding sequence ATGCGTCGATTCGCCCTCGCAACGACCGTTTTGACGACGGCCCTCATGCTCTCGGCCTGCGACAAGGATTCGATGGCGACGGGATCGCCGATCGCGCAGGGCGCGCAAGCCGTCGCGATGCTGCGCACCCCCGATGGCGCCGATGTCGGCCGCGCGGTCGCGACCGAAGTGGCGGGCGGTCTGCGCTTCACGCTCGACGTCCATGGCCTGACGCCGGGCACGCACGGCGCGCACGTCCATACCGTCGGGCATTGCGATGCGCCCGATTTCCAGACGGCGGGCGGGCATTGGAACCCGCTTGGCGCAAAGCACGGCTCGATGAACCCGCAAGGGCCGCACGAAGGCGATCTGCCCAATCTGGTCATCGCCTCGAACGGTCACGGCACGATCGGGATGGTCATTCCAGCGGCGACGATGGCCGGGCTGCTCGACGCCGATGGATCGGCGATCGTGGTGCATGACAAGGCCGATGATCTGATGACCGACCCGTCGGGCAATAGCGGCGCGCGGATCGCGTGCGGGGTATTCGGGGCGAATTGA
- a CDS encoding extensin-like domain-containing protein — MRTVRQAIAAMLIAALVLVVVLTVIAGVRQHPQDMPWTKLDLADPVGMFTARKLAALTNDFPGCRALLGRAGVRYTVLPPVKAEHCGYADGVAFDPGGARRASYRPALGTACPVAASLTLWEWHSVQPEARTLLGSPVVAIEQLGSYNCRRIGGSESWSQHSTADAVDIAAFVLADGRRISVLDDWQGNGPEATFLHRVRNGACRLFATTLSPDYNAAHANHFHLDQANRGGMGWTVCR, encoded by the coding sequence ATGCGCACCGTCCGGCAAGCGATAGCGGCGATGCTGATCGCCGCGCTGGTCCTCGTCGTCGTGCTCACCGTAATCGCCGGGGTGCGCCAGCATCCGCAGGATATGCCGTGGACCAAGCTCGATCTCGCCGATCCGGTGGGGATGTTCACCGCGCGGAAGTTGGCGGCGTTGACCAATGATTTCCCGGGGTGCCGCGCACTGCTCGGTCGCGCCGGCGTGCGCTACACCGTCCTGCCGCCGGTAAAGGCCGAGCATTGCGGCTATGCCGACGGCGTCGCGTTCGATCCCGGCGGCGCACGCCGCGCGTCGTATCGGCCCGCGCTTGGCACTGCTTGTCCCGTCGCTGCGAGCCTCACGTTGTGGGAATGGCACTCGGTCCAGCCCGAGGCGCGCACTTTGCTCGGCAGCCCGGTTGTGGCGATCGAGCAGCTCGGCAGTTACAATTGTCGCCGAATTGGTGGCAGCGAAAGCTGGAGCCAGCATTCCACCGCCGACGCGGTCGATATCGCCGCGTTTGTGCTCGCCGATGGTCGCCGGATCAGCGTGCTCGACGATTGGCAGGGCAACGGCCCGGAGGCGACGTTCCTCCACCGCGTCCGCAACGGCGCGTGCCGCCTGTTTGCAACCACGCTTTCGCCTGATTACAACGCCGCCCATGCCAACCACTTCCATCTCGATCAGGCAAATCGCGGCGGGATGGGCTGGACGGTGTGTCGTTAA